TAGTGACATTTTGAAGACTCCTTACACAAAGTTTTCCACGCAGATGCTGAAGCTCCCCTAACTCTTCAATACCACACCCATTCTGCTTTCCCACAAAAAAATCAGTTAGTTTTCGAAGCTTTCTTGATTCATCTAGGAAAATAATTTGTATGGATCCTTACATGCATAATATTTCttccttgaaaaaaatgaaggatgGCCTGATTGAGGAGCCAGATCGTGGGAAGAGGATATGGCCTTCGATCACAGTCAAGTTCATTAACAGCTTATTACTCTTGAGAAtagtttcaaaaccatgaagtTGTGCCACTTCACCACAAGCTGATCTGCATCGATTGGCACTTGAAAaagagaatttaactttatgaTAGCATCAATATCTGTACAAGCTATAATGGTAGATTACTGATCAAAGGAATTCAAAAGATGATAATCCAACGTATGAGAGCAGATACAGAAGAGTTGTAATCCACGACATTTTTCGTGTTTGCAAATCAAATGTGAATGGGAAGAGTATTTCTATGTGTTCATGGATTCCAATCCGAGTTAAGATACAAAATTCCAATAAGTAACTAAAGCCCTGATCTAACTTGGATAGATCATTGATTCTTGTTGCCGCATCTGCTTGGCCATCCCTTGAGGGCTTGGCATCTCCTCTTCTGGACAGTAGCTGATGTTTACTGTGACCAAGGAATATCTCTCCTCCAATgttgtgattttgttttacaaatttCCGGCAAGAAACATACGTTTGTTGTAATCAGTAATCTTAAGCAGTCTTCCAAGCTTGGCTTGTGCAATGCTTTCATTTTGACATGGTGAGACTCGAAATGAATGTGCATTTGTAAAATTGATCGTTCCTCTTCTCCTCAAGAAACTACATAGAggaaaaaatacagaaaaagtGAACTCATAAGGTAAAAGAATATGATGTAAAGTGGAACTATGGATGGATGGAAGTTCTGATGAGCAGACTATAAAATGGAAAACAAGTTTTGGCCCCGGTACCTTCAATGGACATTGAAATCTTTTTGCAaccaaggaaaagaaatgaaactgATCTGTGTTATTAAATCGAGCCTTTGAAGTTCCCATCCTTAAAAGGTAGTTCATGAAAGGAGAAACAGGCAGAACGCTGTTACATTATCAGTCCAACAATGTAGTTGTAAGAATTCTGCTGAGGAATATTGACCAAATTTGCTTATAAagggttatttttttgtcatattaaattttatggaaATGTTGGAACTCTCAAAGACAGGGTGGAGGGATTAGAGGCATTCTTAGAAAGTGAAGGCAGGAGGCAGCTCACGAAGGCTCACCCTGGAAAATACTGGCTAGTATTTATTTCAATAAGAATCAACATAAGAGAATCTTCATAGCCCCTTGTCGGAAAATCCAGTCATATCAGCATCCAGTTCATAACGCAAAAGCAACATTCATAGCATCATCTGGGGAAAGAGTTCAAAATTCAGTTATATGAACACTAATCTTAATCAAATAGCAAAGCGATTCctcaatgaacaaaataaacacAGCACTACGTTATGTAAACAGATAAGATGATCATAGAGAGTTTTAGCATCTCTGAAGAAAGCAAATGGCTTTGATGCACTGTTACCTTTATGGCAGAAAAGGACTATTTAGGATAATAGCAAGCCATGCTGAAGTATCACCACAGAAAATCCTGGCAGCCCACCTAAGAAGgtaattgtaataaaaaacttTGCCTGAAACACAATAATTCAGCAATCAAGCCTGGTAGACAAGAAAATGTCACAGTTCACCATATAAAATGTTCTTTGAGCAgcacattcaatttttttttatatatatatatagctgcaTATAGGAATACAAGATTGAAATACAAAGTCAAGAACAAGTACAAAATAATGACCCAGCAATTTAGATCAAGGCAGACCAAGCTTAGTAAATGGATCACTTGAAGTCTTGAACCTTTTGTGTGCTGATAAGTTGTTTTATTTCCCATTTATAGTTGTGAAGTAGTTCTTCAGACCGCCTAGAAACCCAACAGATAGGCAATGAACAAAGTGATAAAATCATGTGGTAAAAGTACATTGATTCTTTCAATGAGAACAAAAGAAATTAAGGATTGatcttaagaaaattaaatgcaaaCATGATAATACAGGATGTTATGTGAATAAAATGTTCTTTTCATGCATTGAGTACAAGCAAGAACAATCAGTTGAATTTTCTTGGGGCCAACATTTTAGTTATCCTAGATTCATAGCCGATATTGACACTTGTAATTTGGATTGAAGAACAAAAGGATCAAAATCCTGCTTGTAAATTGCagtaaattaataacaaaatgtACTCTGAAATAGTGATTAATCACTTGCTAAAAggaaaataactttaaaatagcAATACCTCATCAAGttggattaaattgattttcttccTGATGTCATATATTCTGGATCTCTGATGTATTTTGGGAACTTCCTCAGCTCCCCTTCACACTCCTTTTCCAGCAAAGGACATTGCCAGATAGTTAGAGAAGAAATGGAGGGGGGCAGCCCCTCTTCTGGCATGGAAACCTCCATGCAGTTCATAATTATCAACTCTCTAAGAGAGGTGAGGTGTTGAAGTCCCTTGTAGTCAAgagatttgagatttttatgtgTCCTGATTTCAAGACGGGTAAGGCTTGAGGGCAGTAGCGTCTCCTCAGGGAAGCACtccaaaacatcattttctgcAATTGAAAATCTTGAAAGAACATGGAGTGATTGCAAATCCCATTGTGCGCGGCCTGCAATGAGTTTGTCGCAACCCCAAATAGCAAGTCCTTTAAGTTTGGAGGGCAAACCCCCTACTGGAAATGACTCGAGTTTCGGACAATGAAATATGGACAATTTCTCAAGGGAAGGTAGAAGTGAATGCATATTCTCGGGCAATGACTTCAAATTTGAACAACTCCATAACTGAAACTCTTTCAAATTTGGGGCAAGGGGCATTCCTTTGCTGAAAGATACTAAATTAGGACAACTACCAATAGTAAGAGATTCTAATTTAGGGAACAACTCTAATGGGAAAATCTCGATCTCAAACTGCTCACATGCCCTGATATCAAGTTTGGTTAAAGAAGGAAAGTGAGTAAAGAGGGCCTTCTTCAGGTTGGGGCAGCTTCTGATGTAAAGCTCTTGGAGGAGAGGAAGAGAGGAGTTCCCAACCCAATCTGGAAATCTTGTACCTCCATACCCATTAATGGTGAGAATTTTGACATTAACAGGAGGTTGTAGCTGCTCAAGTACCTTTTCATGGACGAGTGGATTATCCATATCACAATCCCATACTAACTCCAACTTCTCAAGATGTTCTTTACCCTTCAAATTCGCTTCAAAAGAATCTCGAGCATCTGTGACATTTTGAAGATTCCAAATAGAAAGATCACCAGATAGATGCTGAAGCTTTCCCAACTCTTTAATGTTAGAGCCACTTTGTTTTCCGATAAAGAAATCAGTTAATTTTCGAAGCTTTGTTAGTTTCCCCATTTGCAGTGGCATCTCTGGCAATTTTGTGTGTTGAAGATCAAGATGACGCAAGTTGATCAAGCTTCTCATGTTAGCTGGCAACTCAACAAGCTTAACACAAAAGTGCAAGTTCAAAATTTCCAAATTATACAGACTGCACATTGATTCAGGGAGCCTTGTAATCTTTGTACGAGAAAGATCAAGATACCGTAAATGCTTCAAGTTGCAAATTGAATTAGGCAACACAGATATATCATGAAAGGGGTGCAAAGATAGCACTCTGAGGCACTTGAGTGCAGGCAATAAATTACATATTACCTCAACTTGTTGTATCATGTGTTGAGGCCAACCATTGGGACATAGCAAGGTGCGCAGCAATTGGGGGTTCTTGATCGCCTTGAATGTCTGATAAGAGTCATCTTTTGTTGCTCTGTATGATAAATGGCGAGTCCTTTCAGTAGTCTTGCTTGAATCATCACCTTCTAGCCTGAAGCAAAAATCTCCGGATGCAAATCTAGCTAAATCATTAATGAGGTCATGCATTATGAATAATGATGAACTGAGACTTGATTGCTGAAAAAATGACCTTGCCACAAGCTCATTGAAGTACTCATAGCCTATTTCTTCCATCTCATTATTTCTTCTGGGTTCCACCAAAAAGCCTTCTGCCATCCATAAAAGGACTATCTCCTCCCTTGTGAATTTATAACCCTTCGGAATTATCGCGCAGTAAGAAAAGCATCGTTTTAAATGAGATGGGAGATAATGATAACTCAGCCGCAGAGGTGACAGAATGTTGTCATTTGGCAATTCCCAAAAATTGCTCTTTAATATCTTCATCCACTCCTTCATAGCTCTTTTGGAGCACAGGAGACTCCCAAGTGTTTTTGCAGCCAAAGGCAGGCCGTTGCACTTCCTCGCTATCTGTCTGCCAATTAATTCCAGCTCTGGATGGGCAGTGAAATTTCCACCATCAAATGCATGTTTTGACAACACCAACCAACAATCATCGTCAGATAACTTCTTTATATGATGAGTTGAAACAGAAGAAATGATCGATGCTACGTTTTCATTGCGCGTTGTCACGATAATTTTACTTCCCTGTCTCACGGACATGAAAGGTTTCAGTAAAAATTCCCACTGAGATTGGTTATCGCTCCAAACATCGTCTAGAACAAGCGATAGTTTGTTCCCTGACAATTTCTTCTCTAGCTCGCAATGGAGTTGATCTTCAGTCATGTTGTCACAGTTCATCGAACCAACCCCCTTCAGAATATCTTTTGTTACTTTGAGAACATCGAATTCTTCCGAAACATAAACCCAGGCTTTGAGATCAAACGAGCTCTTCTGGCTTCTGTCGTTGGAAACAACAATTTCTTTATAGAGAAGCTGAGCAAGGGTGGTTTTACCAACCCCTCCCATACCCACTATCGAAATCACATCTAGGTGCCTGCCTTTTGTATCATCTGATAGCAGCAACTTCATTATGGCCTCTTTTTCAGCATCCCTTCCATAAACTCCAGATTCATCTATCAGAGAAGAAGTCGGTGTTATCCGCGACGATGGTTTCTCCCCAATGCGCTCTATCAGACCAAGAACATCCTTTTGTCCCACTAACTCTTCTAAACTTCGAAGGATCTTTTCCAAGTCTATTTGCACCTCTCTCACCCCCTTTCTACATGGATTAAGAGAAGCGAGAAAACTTCGAAGCTGATCCGTGCAGGTGTGACTTCGAGATTCACCTTCCAACTTCAACCGCAAAGCTTTATAAGCAATCTCATCCAAGAAGTCATCAGCTTGATAGACAGCATCCTTAAGCTCATCAAGCCACTCTTTCACAGCTGCATCAGTAATCTGCTTCTCCTCTGCATCATTGAGCAGTTTACTAACAGACCTCATTCTTGCCTTCAACTTCTTCAATTCTTCATCATCGATTTTTTGGCTCTTGAAGAAGTCCCTAACCGCAGGAGAAATCCTCTCCATCAAAACTTCAAGGACTGCAGCAAGAATTGATTCTCCAATCACTGCGAGAGCCATTTCCCCTGTTCACAAAtctttacaaataataaatattcagCAAAGCCAAATGAACCAGAAAGAACAAGTACACAAGATTATGCAGCAGGCATTCGAATCAAGACATCAATCAACtcaatctttattttcattaaaattattcaacttCATGATATTTCGTTAAAtaactcatcaaaataaaaagattaaggcTATGTAACATCAATTCACATAATTCATACttccaaaaaatcaaatatcctaaagaaccaaaaaaataaattgaaataccCCAGACCCAGAACACGAAAATCCTTATTATGGGTTCTTTAACATATACATAGCTgcagaaaagaaagcaaaattgggatgaaaaaaattcaagaacaagGAGAAAAGATTGAGCCAACAAAGGAAGTCAAGGAAACAGAGCTTACTTGAGCCGACAGCATGCAGCAGTATTTACTATTTAGgtgaaaatgaaggaaaattCCAAGGATGGGTGATGAAAGGAATTCTGATTTAATAAAGTAAAGTCAGTTGTGTGACGCAGAGATTATACATTTTCGGACATGATAGCAGAAAAAGTTGACAATAACGGTCGATGTCAGTTTCTGAAGCTATATGCCAGCCAAAAGatatagagaagaaaagatCAATCATCCCTGTactttttgaaatgttttggtTGGGTCCCTCTACTGTTCTGTGGTTTAATGTAGTCCTTGTATATTATGTAATATCTGTGATTTGGTCCTTCTGTAAAAGTTTACCTTTGTATTGTatttgggaaaaaaaacagGGAGGAATGAAAATGAGAAGAATAAAAGTGCGAGGAaggaaaatattagaaaagaaaatgattttcctCACTGAGTCTGGAAGGGGTAAATTTGGAAGGAAGGAAAGTGGAGGGGTttgtaaaattacaattttaccctttcatttttttttcttttggtctaGAAATAAGAAAATTGTGATTTGAATGGGAGTAACTTTATgataaaagaagagagagaataaaagagTCGTTTCATAtaataagctttttttttcttgatatatatatatattgttagaatatttatttaaaataataattaataatagaatttttttaattattaaattttattgacttaTCTATTTTAATGGCACATaaaatttaacaggttaacattaataaaattgatgagCTAAcgtttatgattaaattaatttattatatttagttattttaaatatatttagtaattaatgtatttattgagtgtgtgtgtgtgtatgacaTGTTTTTaggataataatatataatctttttcatcatcaaaacttttaaaaatacttttgtatttttgtcAATTATAAATCTCAACACATaatttaacatctttttttatatattcctcttaaattttattgcatttcctttttcatactttattaatttaagttagaAAATGGTGATTTAATggtttagagattttttttctacattaaaaaattctgtatcttgaaaaataagcatattatatataaaattaatataagggGGTGTTTTCTATTTAAAGATAACACTTCTTATAAACCtttattcttttcatatttactttagtttttatttttattattgattttggctgttaatttaaatattaaaaagtaaacaacaatcttaattgtatttatttttctaactctttcaaatatctttaattttcctaatatatatatatatatatgaactattttatattttagtgaaTACTATAATAATGAAGTAATAGATACTCATGtgaatattcaaaattttataaatagtttatagatatttaaatattttatccaataaattatgaaaatgtaaaaattcTATATGTGATCTCTAATTCTAATATTTGAGAATTACGAGGAATTATGAGTGTGTGTATTGAAgtatatatgataaaattataaatattatacatatatgaatgttttatgttaatattaggatatgtatatataatattgtattaaaaaaaaatctaaatattatacatatatatctatataatataaatatatatttcgagCTAGGTTCGGTGGGTTTCAGATTAGGTTTGACAATAAACATACTTTATCCATTACCCATCAGGTAAGATTTGAAAAATTTACATCCATTCAAGTCAGTTTATATTCATCAAGTTCAAATTAAATTGGTATCCCTAATTAGAATCCATGcaatcacttttattttatttccattcattttttttcctttcaaaaatcCACTTTTTCCAAacacaaagtattttttaaaatatcttgtcaagtaaaaattatttaaatttgcaCATGTTTGTATTCTcgtgtgtttaattttattagttaaaatgagaatagtaaaatttaaattcataatcatttgattattaaagttgttaaaaaatatatgttaacctaaaatttaaattgccaaacaagtttttatgatataatttatgttattttctaataaaatgattggatagtgttttttatgacgaaaaatataattagaaaatttatactcttaatttcaattaaatgaaattaaaataaaattattttaaagatactgAAAGAACACTTGCCCGCACATTCTTTTAGTAACAAGATAGTGGGGAGCAGCAATTCTTTTGGTATAAATAATTGGGTTTCACGCACTTTAAATAGAAATGAAGAATTGTAATCTCAAAGTATTGATGGGGATTTGTAAATATCTTTAGCAGCGTAACTATCAAGAAGTCGCATTTGTTAATATAGCTACATATCTACTACAACATTGAACTCTTTGATGTGAGTTCTCGATATGATGACTTTACGTTATTTaggttgtgtttgtattttgaaaaatatttttaaaaaattatttaaaatttatttttttatatttatttatcattaaaaaagttggtaaacagaaaatgcttttcagttaaaaaaaaatttggcttgatttgcaggaaagtgttttccttttattttgaacagaaaacactttttaaaaagttatgaaaaatttataaatattatattacttgatgattataataaatttggtcctcaaacttttgattgttatatatatatatatatatatatatatattgaatatttgtttttcaattttatctcttagaatttaatttttatattcattttggtcctcatttttataatttttatttgcttttattattttttaattgaaatttttaatctattaaatttgatcctcattcttttgattgttacttattttatttgaaatattttatgaaatgttttattattattttaattttcttcatctttcaatttttttattttttagatttgatctatattattttaattattatttattttatttgagataatttatgaaattatattttttttttcaatttcattctcattcaattttaatttgtaagatttgtttttcattattttaataagtttgagaaaaataaaatattaataagttattttccagctcattttccatgacataaccaaacactggaaagtgttttttcaatttattttctatcatattatcaaaaataaaaaaataatttattttctcggaattcacttttttaaaatttattttctaaaaaaaaaatactttccaacaAATAAACCAACCTTAATCCTTTATGTTGATTGTGCGAAAGGATGATGCTCCAATAATTATTAGTAGATTTGCAAGTGCCTGCTCTCTTGTGTGACACTGGCCACTTTCACTTGATTCTGAATTGTGATTccaattttatattatcttttctttttgtatctatttcttttatgaaaGTAAATTTCAAGAATAACTAATAAGGTATATTACTAGTTACTCCTTGTCttgtttaaattgtttttttttttttaagaagcaaGTTATGTAACGAATTTGAACCAAAATCCAGTGAAAATTACTTTGTTCCAACCAGAAACGTTAGAATGAGAAAAGTACAATACTaatcaaatcaacttaaaaaattaattatagcaaaaaaaaatattgaaatagaaTGATGACAAAGAACATATGTAAGTGGAAAGTTCACAGTGATTCATAGCTGAGGGAGCAAGCAGATCAATTTTATCCTGTGCATATTGTTCTGGCAAGAAGGAAGGGTGACAACTGACAAACCTTCATGAACTGTAAGTGGAAAGTCGGATTTGGATCCTGCCAAAAATAAGAATAGAATTAATAGTGGAACATGAAAATTTTTACCTGAAATTGCCTTAGAttactgaaaagaaaataaactacttAGTAGCAATACCTCAATATGTTGGACGATTGAAGGAAAAGCTCTTTTTAACTGCTACTTTTTTGCTCCGCTAATGTTGGGAAAATATGTATGTTAGGAATGTGAGAAATCTTGGACCAATCTTTACCTTTCACCCTTTCACAACTTTCACCCAGCATAGGACTCAATCTGAGGGCAGTTCCATATTGTCAATTCTCTAAGAGAGGTGAGGTGTTGAAGCCCCTTGTGGTCAAGAGATTTCAGGTGTTTTAGGGAATAGATCTGAAGATATGTAAGACTTGAGGGCAGCAGCATCTCTTCAGGGAAGGATTCAACATTTTCGTCCCAACCAATTATAAAGTGTGAAAGAGAAGGGAGCGTTTGCAAGCCCCATTGCATGCGGCCTGCAATGAGTTTGTTGCAATTCCAAATCTAAAGTGATTGTAATGTGGAGGGAAAATCCCCTTCTGGACACAATTCAACTTCTAAACAATCACCTATTTTCAAATGGTTAAGGGATGGGAGGAGGGAATGCATGCTCTCAGGCAACTGCTTCAAGTTCCAGCATTGTTCTAAATGAAGTCGTGTCAAGACTGGAGCAGGTAACCCTCATTTGGGAAATGAAACTAATTTAGGGCACCCCCGGATTTCCAAAGAACGGAGAGAGGTGACATCATTGAGGGGTCTTTCATGTGTACATAGTGATTCCAGATCTGGACAGTCAGAGATAGAAAGAGTATTTAAGTTGGGGAGCAAGTCCAGTGCGACGCATTTGAGAGAAACCCAGCCCTTGATTGTAATTCCCTCTAAATCAGAGGGTGACCAACCCATTTGCTCAATTTGCTCGGGTAGGGACTCTAGGGAGTGGCATCcagaaacagagagagagagcagcCTAGGAATCCTAGGAAGTGGTGTCGCGAGCTGCTCACATCCACTAATTGTAAGTCTTGTTACACGTTGAAGGTGGTGACTAGGTAGGGCCTTTGCAAGGTTGGGGCATTCTTCAATTAAAAGCTCATCAAGAAGAGGGAAGGCTTCCCGGCTGTCTTCGTCTGAAATCCACTCGCGCCACTCTAGCATCCTTCATTTgctaaaaagtaatttatttttaaatttaaatttaaaaaaagtaaattatgaaaaagtgaattatttttttatatttagtagtgtaataaaaaataaattgaaaaacacattccagtatttggttatgtcatagaaaatgagctataaaataacttattaattttttatttatttcaagtttattaaaataatgagaaacaaatcttataaattaaaaattttaatgagaatgaaattgaaaaaaaatataattttataaattatctcaaataaaataaataataatcaaaataatagagaacaaatctaaaaataaaaaaaaaaaataaaagataaagaaattaaaatgataataattaccatttcataaattatttttaaataaaataagtaacaatcaaagaataaagatcaaatttaatagataaaaaattcaattaaaaaaagataaggaaaagcaaataacaattataaaaataaggaccaaagttaatataaaaattaaattgtaagggatg
This region of Populus alba chromosome 3, ASM523922v2, whole genome shotgun sequence genomic DNA includes:
- the LOC118054295 gene encoding putative disease resistance RPP13-like protein 1 isoform X2, whose amino-acid sequence is MALAVIGESILAAVLEVLMERISPAVRDFFKSQKIDDEELKKLKARMRSVSKLLNDAEEKQITDAAVKEWLDELKDAVYQADDFLDEIAYKALRLKLEGESRSHTCTDQLRSFLASLNPCRKGVREVQIDLEKILRSLEELVGQKDVLGLIERIGEKPSSRITPTSSLIDESGVYGRDAEKEAIMKLLLSDDTKGRHLDVISIVGMGGVGKTTLAQLLYKEIVVSNDRSQKSSFDLKAWVYVSEEFDVLKVTKDILKGVGSMNCDNMTEDQLHCELEKKLSGNKLSLVLDDVWSDNQSQWEFLLKPFMSVRQGSKIIVTTRNENVASIISSVSTHHIKKLSDDDCWLVLSKHAFDGGNFTAHPELELIGRQIARKCNGLPLAAKTLGSLLCSKRAMKEWMKILKSNFWELPNDNILSPLRLSYHYLPSHLKRCFSYCAIIPKGYKFTREEIVLLWMAEGFLVEPRRNNEMEEIGYEYFNELVARLEGDDSSKTTERTRHLSYRATKDDSYQTFKAIKNPQLLRTLLCPNGWPQHMIQQVEVICNLLPALKCLRVLSLHPFHDISVLPNSICNLKHLRYLDLSRTKITRLPESMCSLYNLEILNLHFCVKLVELPANMRSLINLRHLDLQHTKLPEMPLQMGKLTKLRKLTDFFIGKQSGSNIKELGKLQHLSGDLSIWNLQNVTDARDSFEANLKGKEHLEKLELVWDCDMDNPLVHEKVLEQLQPPVNVKILTINGYGGTRFPDWVGNSSLPLLQELYIRSCPNLKKALFTHFPSLTKLDIRACEQFEIEIFPLELFPKLESLTIGSCPNLVSFSKGMPLAPNLKEFQLWSCSNLKSLPENMHSLLPSLEKLSIFHCPKLESFPVGGLPSKLKGLAIWGCDKLIAGRAQWDLQSLHVLSRFSIAENDVLECFPEETLLPSSLTRLEIRTHKNLKSLDYKGLQHLTSLRELIIMNCMEVSMPEEGLPPSISSLTIWQCPLLEKECEGELRKFPKYIRDPEYMTSGRKSI
- the LOC118054295 gene encoding putative disease resistance RPP13-like protein 1 isoform X1, which translates into the protein MALAVIGESILAAVLEVLMERISPAVRDFFKSQKIDDEELKKLKARMRSVSKLLNDAEEKQITDAAVKEWLDELKDAVYQADDFLDEIAYKALRLKLEGESRSHTCTDQLRSFLASLNPCRKGVREVQIDLEKILRSLEELVGQKDVLGLIERIGEKPSSRITPTSSLIDESGVYGRDAEKEAIMKLLLSDDTKGRHLDVISIVGMGGVGKTTLAQLLYKEIVVSNDRSQKSSFDLKAWVYVSEEFDVLKVTKDILKGVGSMNCDNMTEDQLHCELEKKLSGNKLSLVLDDVWSDNQSQWEFLLKPFMSVRQGSKIIVTTRNENVASIISSVSTHHIKKLSDDDCWLVLSKHAFDGGNFTAHPELELIGRQIARKCNGLPLAAKTLGSLLCSKRAMKEWMKILKSNFWELPNDNILSPLRLSYHYLPSHLKRCFSYCAIIPKGYKFTREEIVLLWMAEGFLVEPRRNNEMEEIGYEYFNELVARSFFQQSSLSSSLFIMHDLINDLARFASGDFCFRLEGDDSSKTTERTRHLSYRATKDDSYQTFKAIKNPQLLRTLLCPNGWPQHMIQQVEVICNLLPALKCLRVLSLHPFHDISVLPNSICNLKHLRYLDLSRTKITRLPESMCSLYNLEILNLHFCVKLVELPANMRSLINLRHLDLQHTKLPEMPLQMGKLTKLRKLTDFFIGKQSGSNIKELGKLQHLSGDLSIWNLQNVTDARDSFEANLKGKEHLEKLELVWDCDMDNPLVHEKVLEQLQPPVNVKILTINGYGGTRFPDWVGNSSLPLLQELYIRSCPNLKKALFTHFPSLTKLDIRACEQFEIEIFPLELFPKLESLTIGSCPNLVSFSKGMPLAPNLKEFQLWSCSNLKSLPENMHSLLPSLEKLSIFHCPKLESFPVGGLPSKLKGLAIWGCDKLIAGRAQWDLQSLHVLSRFSIAENDVLECFPEETLLPSSLTRLEIRTHKNLKSLDYKGLQHLTSLRELIIMNCMEVSMPEEGLPPSISSLTIWQCPLLEKECEGELRKFPKYIRDPEYMTSGRKSI